From the Rhinolophus sinicus isolate RSC01 linkage group LG02, ASM3656204v1, whole genome shotgun sequence genome, one window contains:
- the LG02H4orf54 gene encoding uncharacterized protein C4orf54 homolog isoform X1, with amino-acid sequence MKQQRSHCSWSREQGGKRKGTRLHKKQHMLSFHFWESQGRPTDAAPSLADGIQTPSCRRCQANNWTEQLSYRKVATVSARAAAPGPQTTSATPSGSLASSFSLVRAPTQGLKNWEVVAAVAVVPTALGPVQARGTLLRATLRPLQGQGETQDSPSAHHCFFLSLKPRRGLSMEAATPELNPQARLREVGDRVSRAQDSPELKQQLQLLPKPSTSSQREVKYVEMCASTGVQRESPGTMKLTPELSPGDQRDSKSPKEKVQDEPSGQECQAPTPQKDPSSSERSRSQLSRTDKGSNFSPSSSSSSPVDKAEGGLSKMDETTICTGALATSSSSLGFESDSGESAVSCQPSGGVGGKRAAEGGGGGEGKDGTECRDIIAKSQGSKGTPKNEEAHYITTHEIQLSEVEQDMDFDVGLASRWDFEDNNVIYSFVDYASFGGSDETPGDVTTPTEEEDNSCYLSTTPSTNATRTPSPTSSDPARPSAGSSGRNTSSTEVGSGPSDRGPTPPPTGPGTATGPEPLPEPPEAASGAAAAARSCGSAASQILLSIKPTSRAINEPSNVRAKQNIIYAAKHEGDMSLRVSTAAEHNSSSLKQDGAAAVAQDHAKKFIAVPARLQTRCGAIRAKELADYSSGASSAVSELDDADKEVRNLTSRAFRSLAYPYFEALNISSRESSTLSEVGFGRWSTFLDLKCGGVGARVEQSLLRSSAASVAAGLRKAGGARTTADQLYIHSRKSQTKALEFVVSKVEGEIKHVETPLCFQKQVQTGSRVVTLLEPLNLRSESKASSVAGPCKATRGSSKGPGSVYTDDGSETSENSKPASRAEGPQKKSKFASSLLKNIISKKMQREHEFKMERGEVIDTSHHNLSSMSKEPGSTTGGEKQRERSLQRQSSRHSEAGSEYTVLSLSDAGGEGSMAGSKSPIFKASAPRENSAGSGRNITDGHTEEACEIKKSASETVKGIFLRSQNSAFRSWKEKEAEKREEKAPIGKLKLPKGGDWRADLGEISASKSTIMSRLFVPNIQQTPKDKQPGKQATKYPAAQATSTAVIKPKAPEIKIRLGSVQQPSSDFNIAKLLTPKLASSSASNLLRTIEDNTRTQQKLFRGENLEKVPHFQVRDVRDKSKSQGPLHQVRDVRKLIKGSGDSSDKGSVTPEQGLTGPKTRQLAAAAGGSRSLSPMVITCQAVVNQREDSMDRELREGLGKGGSSSSGLNSSSPEGTVLVHRASGRLPVATIAPNKPEQGSYLPVLKIVSKASAQKTPEKAKDEEVREEGKGPKPSRNALEKLTAAVRSMEELYSFNRNEWKRKSDPLPMITDSHVLSLIASEERGGAGGAEGDPDKLAKRLGEVGERGTGNKGGVVLRGGPMERLQRRNSNPSAESVSARAAAFENLARERPRSLYIPPVHKDVQRTQPLQPLPPLPSNRNEFTVSASSTQKTGGVAGKFPQGLSPESPSAAKGIKSQGLRSLKISPATRAPVGEVTNRKNGSNLEKSNSDCENYLTIPLKGSSAAGELPGRPGAGREGAPASSVATLCSLPPLSARSQVPSSPKSSHVSGTSRPAWRTKPDNPREMVAAPTGPQSPEHPPTAIYHQQPLPFPLQGAQPQVLCFSPPGMPAQAPAGSASVPTEPFQQPQPQQTQRKMLLDVTTGQYYLVDTPVQPMTRRLFDPETGQYVDVPVTSQQQAVAPMSLPVPPLALSPGAYGPTYMIYPGFLPTVLPANALQPTPIAHTPGGSELSQMAAEPPSKEAASTFTEAPYFMASGQSPASSSSSAPAATSQLVGAKGFAQLHGKPVISITSQPLGPRIIAPPSFDGTTMSFVVEHR; translated from the exons ATGAAACAGCAAAGAAGCCATTGTAGCTGGAGCAGAGAGCAAGGAGGAAAGAG GAAAGGGACAAGGCTTCACAAGAAACAGCAcatgctttcctttcatttctgggAGTCCCAGGGTCGACCTACAGATGCTGCTCCTTCCCTCGCCGATGGCATTCAGACTCCTAGTTGCCGACGGTGCCAGGCAAACAACTGGACAGAACAACTCAGCTACAGGAAGGTGGCCACAGTCTCGGCCAGAGCAGCAGCCCCCGGGCCACAGACCACCTCTGCCACCCCATCCGGGAGCCTTGCCTCCTCCTTCAGTCTTGTCAGGGCCCCGACACAGGGGCTGAAGAACTGGGAGGTGGTAGCAGCAGTGGCAGTGGTGCCTACAGCCTTGGGGCCAGTCCAGGCACGTGGGACCCTGCTTCGGGCAACTCTGCGGCCCCTCCAGGGCCAGGGAGAGACCCAGGACAGCCCCAGCGCTCACCATTGTTTCTTCTTGTCGCTGAAACCTAGGCGAGGCCTCAGCATGGAAGCTGCTACTCCTGAGCTGAATCCGCAGGCCAGACTGAGGGAGGTGGGGGACCGGGTGAGCAGAGCTCAAGATAGCCCGGAGCTAaagcagcagctgcagctgctgcctAAGCCATCAACCTCCTCCCAGAGAGAAGTGAAATATGTGGAGATGTGCGCTTCAACTGGAGTCCAGAGGGAGAGTCCTGGGACCATGAAACTTACCCCGGAGCTCTCCCCTGGGGATCAGAGGGACTCTAAAAGTCCCAAGGAGAAAGTCCAAGATGAACCCAGTGGTCAAGAATGCCAGGCTCCAACCCCCCAGAAGGATCCTTCTTCCTCAGAACGCTCCAGATCCCAGCTCTCCCGCACTGATAAGGGCAGCAACTTCtcgccttcctcctcctcctcctccccagtggACAAAGCAGAAGGTGGCCTTTCCAAGATGGATGAAACCACCATATGCACAGGGGCTCTGGCCACTTCATCTTCATCTTTGGGCTTTGAGAGTGACAGTGGTGAGAGCGCAGTGAGCTGCCAGCCCAGCGGAGGAGTGGGAGGGAAAAGAGCagcagaaggagggggaggaggggaaggaaaagatggGACAGAGTGCAGGGACATTATTGCCAAGTCTCAGGGCAGCAAGGGCACCCCAAAAAACGAGGAGGCTCACTACATCACCACCCACGAGATCCAGCTGAGTGAAGTCGAGCAGGACATGGATTTCGACGTGGGGCTGGCCTCGCGCTGGGATTTCGAGGACAACAACGTGATCTACTCATTTGTGGACTATGCTTCCTTTGGTGGCAGCGACGAGACCCCGGGGGATGTCACCACCCCGACCGAAGAGGAAGACAACAGCTGCTACCTCAGCACCACTCCCAGCACCAATGCCACCCGGACACccagtcccaccagcagtgaccCAGCTCGCCCCAGCGCAGGCAGCAGTGGTCGCAACACCAGCAGCACGGAAGTGGGCAGTGGCCCCTCTGACAGGGGCCCGACTCCCCCACCCACTGGGCCTGGCACTGCCACTGGGCCTGAGCCCTTGCCGGAGCCCCCGGAGGCAGCTTCAGGGGCAGCAGCCGCCGCACGCAGCTGTGGGAGTGCAGCAAGCCAGATCCTCCTATCAATCAAACCGACTTCCCGGGCTATAAATGAGCCTAGCAACGTGCGTGCAAAGCAAAACATTATTTATGCTGCCAAGCATGAAGGCGACATGAGCCTCCGAGTCTCTACAGCTGCTGAACACAATTCAAGTTCACTGAAGCAAGACGGGGCTGCAGCGGTGGCTCAGGACCATGCAAAGAAATTCATCGCTGTCCCTGCTCGCCTGCAAACCCGGTGCGGGGCCATCAGGGCGAAGGAGTTGGCGGACTACTCCAGCGGGGCCTCCAGTGCGGTGAGCGAACTGGACGATGCGGACAAAGAGGTCCGTAACCTGACCTCCCGCGCCTTCCGGAGCCTCGCGTACCCCTACTTCGAGGCTCTGAACATCAGCTCCCGGGAGTCCTCCACGCTCTCCGAAGTCGGCTTTGGGCGTTGGTCGACCTTCCTGGACCTAAAATGTGGGGGTGTTGGAGCCCGAGTGGAACAGAGCCTGCTGAGGAGCAGTGCGGCCTCGGTGGCCGCAGGTCTGAGGAAGGCAGGTGGGGCCAGGACAACCGCAGACCAGCTTTACATCCACTCCAGGAAGTCCCAAACCAAGGCCTTGGAGTTCGTGGTCAGCAAAGTCGAGGGGGAAATCAAACATGTGGAGACACCTCTCTGTTTCCAAAAGCAGGTCCAGACGGGCTCCCGCGTGGTCACTCTTCTCGAACCCCTGAATTTACGCAGTGAGAGCAAAGCCAGCTCAGTTGCTGGGCCCTGCAAGGCCACCAGAGGTTCCAGCAAGGGCCCCGGGTCGGTGTACACAGATGACGGCTCTGAGACCTCTGAGAACAGTAAGCCTGCCTCCCGTGCAGAGGGCCCCCAAAAGAAGTCCAAGTTTGCTTCCAGCCTGCTCAAAAACATCATCTCCAAGAAGATGCAGCGGGAACATGAGTTCAAAATGGAGAGGGGAGAAGTCATTGACACATCCCACCATAACCTCTCCAGCATGTCCAAGGAGCCAGGGAGCACCACTGGGGGTGAGAAGCAGCGGGAGAGGAGCCTGCAGAGACAGAGCTCTCGCCACTCAGAGGCCGGCTCTGAGTACACGGTGCTCAGCCTGTCTGATGCAGGTGGGGAGGGGTCCATGGCCGGGTCTAAATCCCCAATTTTCAAAGCCAGTGCTCCTCGGGAGAACAGTGCAGGCTCTGGCCGAAACATCACAGACGGACACACAGAGGAAGCATGTGAAATTAAAAAGAGTGCATCAGAGACTGTCAAGGGCATCTTCCTCCGTAGTCAGAATAGTGCATTCCGATCGTGGAAGGAGAAAGAGGCCGAGAAGCGAGAAGAAAAAGCCCCCATTGGGAAGCTGAAACTCCCCAAAGGGGGCGACTGGAGGGCTGATCTCGGGGAGATATCTGCAAGCAAGTCCACTATCATGTCTCGTCTCTTTGTCCCCAACATCCAGCAGACACCCAAAGACAAACAGCCAGGGAAACAGGCCACTAAGTACCCTGCTGCCCAGGCCACCTCCACCGCAGTGATCAAACCCAAGGCTCCGGAAATCAAGATCCGGCTGGGGAGTGTGCAGCAGCCAAGCTCAGACTTCAACATTGCCAAGCTGCTCACGCCCAAACTGGCAAGCAGCAGCGCCTCTAACCTCCTCAGGACCATTGAGGACAACACCAGGACGCAGCAGAAACTCTTCCGGGGGGAAAACCTGGAAAAGGTGCCCCACTTCCAGGTGAGAGACGTCAGAGACAAGTCCAAGTCTCAGGGTCCCCTCCACCAGGTGAGGGATGTCAGGAAACTCATCAAAGGGTCAGGCGATAGCAGTGACAAGGGCAGTGTTACCCCAGAGCAGGGTCTGACTGGGCCCAAAACCAGGCAACTGGCTGCTGCAGCTGGTGGATCCAGATCCCTGTCCCCCATGGTGATTACATGCCAGGCCGTGGTGAACCAGAGGGAAGACAGCATGGACCGAGAGCTGAGGGAGGGCCTGGGCAaaggcggcagcagcagcagcggcttGAATTCTTCTTCGCCAGAAGGGACAGTCTTGGTTCACAGGGCATCTGGCAGGCTGCCTGTGGCCACCATTGCCCCCAATAAGCCTGAGCAGGGTTCATATCTGCCTGTGCTCAAGATCGTCTCCAAGGCTTCTGCTCAGAAGACCCCAGAGAAGGCCAAGGACGAGGAGgtcagggaggaagggaaaggtcCTAAGCCATCACGGAATGCCCTGGAGAAGCTGACGGCGGCCGTGAGGTCCATGGAGGAACTGTACAGTTTCAACCGGAACGAGTGGAAGCGCAAAAGCGACCCGTTGCCCATGATAACGGACAGCCATGTCCTGTCGCTCATCGCCAgcgaggagaggggaggggctgggggtgctGAGGGCGACCCGGACAAGCTGGCCAAAAGGCTGGGTGAGGTGGGAGAGCGGGGCACGGGAAACAAAGGCGGAGTGGTCCTGCGAGGGGGGCCCATGGAGCGTCTGCAGCGGAGAAACTCCAACCCGAGCGCCGAGAGTGTGTCTGCCAGAGCTGCTGCCTTTGAGAACCTGGCCAGGGAAAGGCCCCGGTCCCTCTATATTCCCCCAGTCCACAAGGATGTGCAGAGAACCCAGCCGctgcagcccctcccacccctccccagcaaCCGGAATGAGTTCACAGTGAGTGCCAGCAGCACCCAGAAAACTGGGGGTGTTGCTGGCAAGTTTCCACAAGGGCTTTCTCCAGAGAGTCCTTCAGCAGCAAAGGGCATCAAGTCTCAGGGACTCCGGTCCCTCAAGATCTCTCCAGCCACCAGGGCACCTGTGGGGGAGGTGACCAATAGGAAAAATGGCAGCAATTTGGAAAAGAGCAATAGTGACTGTGAGAATTACCTGACTATCCCTCTTAAAGGAAGTTCTGCAGCTGGGGAACTTCcaggcaggcctggggctgggagggagggggcaccAGCCTCCTCAGTGGCCACTCTCTGCAGCTTGCCTCCCCTGAGTGCCCGCAGTCAGGTCCCCAGTAGCCCCAAAAGCTCCCATGTCAGTGGAACCAGCCGGCCAGCTTGGCGTACCAAACCTGACAACCCACGGGAGATGGTAGCTGCCCCCACAGGGCCACAGAGCCCCGAGCATCCCCCCACTGCCATCTACCACCAGCAACCACTGCCCTTCCCCctgcagggggcccagccccaGGTCCTCTGCTTCTCCCCACCTGGCATGCCTGCCCAGGCACCTGCAGGCTCAGCTTCCGTCCCCACAGAACCCTTCCAGCAGCCTCAGCCTCAGCAGACCCAGCGCAAGATGCTCCTGGATGTGACAACTGGCCAGTACTATCTGGTGGACACACCAGTACAGCCCATGACCCGGAGACTCTTTGACCCCGAGACAGGGCAGTATGTGGATGTGCCTGTGACCTCCCAGCAGCAGGCTGTGGCTCCCATGTCCCTCCCTGTGCCTCCCTTGGCACTGAGTCCCGGGGCCTATGGACCCACCTACATGATCTACCCTGGATTTCTGCCCACGGTGCTGCCTGCCAATGCCCTGCAGCCCACACCAATTGCTCACACTCCAGGGGGCAGTGAGCTCTCCCAGATGGCTGCAGAGCCCCCCAGCAAAGAGGCAGCTTCAACATTCACCGAGGCCCCATACTTCATGGCCTCTGGTCAGTcccctgcctcctcttcctcctcagcgCCAGCAGCCACATCCCAGCTCGTGGGGGCCAAGGGCTTCGCCCAGCTGCACGGCAAGCCTGTCATCAGCATCACCTCGCAGCCCCTGGGGCCCAGGATCATTGCCCCTCCTTCCTTTGATGGCACCACCATGAGCTTTGTGGTGGAGCACAGATGA
- the LG02H4orf54 gene encoding uncharacterized protein C4orf54 homolog isoform X2 translates to MLSFHFWESQGRPTDAAPSLADGIQTPSCRRCQANNWTEQLSYRKVATVSARAAAPGPQTTSATPSGSLASSFSLVRAPTQGLKNWEVVAAVAVVPTALGPVQARGTLLRATLRPLQGQGETQDSPSAHHCFFLSLKPRRGLSMEAATPELNPQARLREVGDRVSRAQDSPELKQQLQLLPKPSTSSQREVKYVEMCASTGVQRESPGTMKLTPELSPGDQRDSKSPKEKVQDEPSGQECQAPTPQKDPSSSERSRSQLSRTDKGSNFSPSSSSSSPVDKAEGGLSKMDETTICTGALATSSSSLGFESDSGESAVSCQPSGGVGGKRAAEGGGGGEGKDGTECRDIIAKSQGSKGTPKNEEAHYITTHEIQLSEVEQDMDFDVGLASRWDFEDNNVIYSFVDYASFGGSDETPGDVTTPTEEEDNSCYLSTTPSTNATRTPSPTSSDPARPSAGSSGRNTSSTEVGSGPSDRGPTPPPTGPGTATGPEPLPEPPEAASGAAAAARSCGSAASQILLSIKPTSRAINEPSNVRAKQNIIYAAKHEGDMSLRVSTAAEHNSSSLKQDGAAAVAQDHAKKFIAVPARLQTRCGAIRAKELADYSSGASSAVSELDDADKEVRNLTSRAFRSLAYPYFEALNISSRESSTLSEVGFGRWSTFLDLKCGGVGARVEQSLLRSSAASVAAGLRKAGGARTTADQLYIHSRKSQTKALEFVVSKVEGEIKHVETPLCFQKQVQTGSRVVTLLEPLNLRSESKASSVAGPCKATRGSSKGPGSVYTDDGSETSENSKPASRAEGPQKKSKFASSLLKNIISKKMQREHEFKMERGEVIDTSHHNLSSMSKEPGSTTGGEKQRERSLQRQSSRHSEAGSEYTVLSLSDAGGEGSMAGSKSPIFKASAPRENSAGSGRNITDGHTEEACEIKKSASETVKGIFLRSQNSAFRSWKEKEAEKREEKAPIGKLKLPKGGDWRADLGEISASKSTIMSRLFVPNIQQTPKDKQPGKQATKYPAAQATSTAVIKPKAPEIKIRLGSVQQPSSDFNIAKLLTPKLASSSASNLLRTIEDNTRTQQKLFRGENLEKVPHFQVRDVRDKSKSQGPLHQVRDVRKLIKGSGDSSDKGSVTPEQGLTGPKTRQLAAAAGGSRSLSPMVITCQAVVNQREDSMDRELREGLGKGGSSSSGLNSSSPEGTVLVHRASGRLPVATIAPNKPEQGSYLPVLKIVSKASAQKTPEKAKDEEVREEGKGPKPSRNALEKLTAAVRSMEELYSFNRNEWKRKSDPLPMITDSHVLSLIASEERGGAGGAEGDPDKLAKRLGEVGERGTGNKGGVVLRGGPMERLQRRNSNPSAESVSARAAAFENLARERPRSLYIPPVHKDVQRTQPLQPLPPLPSNRNEFTVSASSTQKTGGVAGKFPQGLSPESPSAAKGIKSQGLRSLKISPATRAPVGEVTNRKNGSNLEKSNSDCENYLTIPLKGSSAAGELPGRPGAGREGAPASSVATLCSLPPLSARSQVPSSPKSSHVSGTSRPAWRTKPDNPREMVAAPTGPQSPEHPPTAIYHQQPLPFPLQGAQPQVLCFSPPGMPAQAPAGSASVPTEPFQQPQPQQTQRKMLLDVTTGQYYLVDTPVQPMTRRLFDPETGQYVDVPVTSQQQAVAPMSLPVPPLALSPGAYGPTYMIYPGFLPTVLPANALQPTPIAHTPGGSELSQMAAEPPSKEAASTFTEAPYFMASGQSPASSSSSAPAATSQLVGAKGFAQLHGKPVISITSQPLGPRIIAPPSFDGTTMSFVVEHR, encoded by the coding sequence atgctttcctttcatttctgggAGTCCCAGGGTCGACCTACAGATGCTGCTCCTTCCCTCGCCGATGGCATTCAGACTCCTAGTTGCCGACGGTGCCAGGCAAACAACTGGACAGAACAACTCAGCTACAGGAAGGTGGCCACAGTCTCGGCCAGAGCAGCAGCCCCCGGGCCACAGACCACCTCTGCCACCCCATCCGGGAGCCTTGCCTCCTCCTTCAGTCTTGTCAGGGCCCCGACACAGGGGCTGAAGAACTGGGAGGTGGTAGCAGCAGTGGCAGTGGTGCCTACAGCCTTGGGGCCAGTCCAGGCACGTGGGACCCTGCTTCGGGCAACTCTGCGGCCCCTCCAGGGCCAGGGAGAGACCCAGGACAGCCCCAGCGCTCACCATTGTTTCTTCTTGTCGCTGAAACCTAGGCGAGGCCTCAGCATGGAAGCTGCTACTCCTGAGCTGAATCCGCAGGCCAGACTGAGGGAGGTGGGGGACCGGGTGAGCAGAGCTCAAGATAGCCCGGAGCTAaagcagcagctgcagctgctgcctAAGCCATCAACCTCCTCCCAGAGAGAAGTGAAATATGTGGAGATGTGCGCTTCAACTGGAGTCCAGAGGGAGAGTCCTGGGACCATGAAACTTACCCCGGAGCTCTCCCCTGGGGATCAGAGGGACTCTAAAAGTCCCAAGGAGAAAGTCCAAGATGAACCCAGTGGTCAAGAATGCCAGGCTCCAACCCCCCAGAAGGATCCTTCTTCCTCAGAACGCTCCAGATCCCAGCTCTCCCGCACTGATAAGGGCAGCAACTTCtcgccttcctcctcctcctcctccccagtggACAAAGCAGAAGGTGGCCTTTCCAAGATGGATGAAACCACCATATGCACAGGGGCTCTGGCCACTTCATCTTCATCTTTGGGCTTTGAGAGTGACAGTGGTGAGAGCGCAGTGAGCTGCCAGCCCAGCGGAGGAGTGGGAGGGAAAAGAGCagcagaaggagggggaggaggggaaggaaaagatggGACAGAGTGCAGGGACATTATTGCCAAGTCTCAGGGCAGCAAGGGCACCCCAAAAAACGAGGAGGCTCACTACATCACCACCCACGAGATCCAGCTGAGTGAAGTCGAGCAGGACATGGATTTCGACGTGGGGCTGGCCTCGCGCTGGGATTTCGAGGACAACAACGTGATCTACTCATTTGTGGACTATGCTTCCTTTGGTGGCAGCGACGAGACCCCGGGGGATGTCACCACCCCGACCGAAGAGGAAGACAACAGCTGCTACCTCAGCACCACTCCCAGCACCAATGCCACCCGGACACccagtcccaccagcagtgaccCAGCTCGCCCCAGCGCAGGCAGCAGTGGTCGCAACACCAGCAGCACGGAAGTGGGCAGTGGCCCCTCTGACAGGGGCCCGACTCCCCCACCCACTGGGCCTGGCACTGCCACTGGGCCTGAGCCCTTGCCGGAGCCCCCGGAGGCAGCTTCAGGGGCAGCAGCCGCCGCACGCAGCTGTGGGAGTGCAGCAAGCCAGATCCTCCTATCAATCAAACCGACTTCCCGGGCTATAAATGAGCCTAGCAACGTGCGTGCAAAGCAAAACATTATTTATGCTGCCAAGCATGAAGGCGACATGAGCCTCCGAGTCTCTACAGCTGCTGAACACAATTCAAGTTCACTGAAGCAAGACGGGGCTGCAGCGGTGGCTCAGGACCATGCAAAGAAATTCATCGCTGTCCCTGCTCGCCTGCAAACCCGGTGCGGGGCCATCAGGGCGAAGGAGTTGGCGGACTACTCCAGCGGGGCCTCCAGTGCGGTGAGCGAACTGGACGATGCGGACAAAGAGGTCCGTAACCTGACCTCCCGCGCCTTCCGGAGCCTCGCGTACCCCTACTTCGAGGCTCTGAACATCAGCTCCCGGGAGTCCTCCACGCTCTCCGAAGTCGGCTTTGGGCGTTGGTCGACCTTCCTGGACCTAAAATGTGGGGGTGTTGGAGCCCGAGTGGAACAGAGCCTGCTGAGGAGCAGTGCGGCCTCGGTGGCCGCAGGTCTGAGGAAGGCAGGTGGGGCCAGGACAACCGCAGACCAGCTTTACATCCACTCCAGGAAGTCCCAAACCAAGGCCTTGGAGTTCGTGGTCAGCAAAGTCGAGGGGGAAATCAAACATGTGGAGACACCTCTCTGTTTCCAAAAGCAGGTCCAGACGGGCTCCCGCGTGGTCACTCTTCTCGAACCCCTGAATTTACGCAGTGAGAGCAAAGCCAGCTCAGTTGCTGGGCCCTGCAAGGCCACCAGAGGTTCCAGCAAGGGCCCCGGGTCGGTGTACACAGATGACGGCTCTGAGACCTCTGAGAACAGTAAGCCTGCCTCCCGTGCAGAGGGCCCCCAAAAGAAGTCCAAGTTTGCTTCCAGCCTGCTCAAAAACATCATCTCCAAGAAGATGCAGCGGGAACATGAGTTCAAAATGGAGAGGGGAGAAGTCATTGACACATCCCACCATAACCTCTCCAGCATGTCCAAGGAGCCAGGGAGCACCACTGGGGGTGAGAAGCAGCGGGAGAGGAGCCTGCAGAGACAGAGCTCTCGCCACTCAGAGGCCGGCTCTGAGTACACGGTGCTCAGCCTGTCTGATGCAGGTGGGGAGGGGTCCATGGCCGGGTCTAAATCCCCAATTTTCAAAGCCAGTGCTCCTCGGGAGAACAGTGCAGGCTCTGGCCGAAACATCACAGACGGACACACAGAGGAAGCATGTGAAATTAAAAAGAGTGCATCAGAGACTGTCAAGGGCATCTTCCTCCGTAGTCAGAATAGTGCATTCCGATCGTGGAAGGAGAAAGAGGCCGAGAAGCGAGAAGAAAAAGCCCCCATTGGGAAGCTGAAACTCCCCAAAGGGGGCGACTGGAGGGCTGATCTCGGGGAGATATCTGCAAGCAAGTCCACTATCATGTCTCGTCTCTTTGTCCCCAACATCCAGCAGACACCCAAAGACAAACAGCCAGGGAAACAGGCCACTAAGTACCCTGCTGCCCAGGCCACCTCCACCGCAGTGATCAAACCCAAGGCTCCGGAAATCAAGATCCGGCTGGGGAGTGTGCAGCAGCCAAGCTCAGACTTCAACATTGCCAAGCTGCTCACGCCCAAACTGGCAAGCAGCAGCGCCTCTAACCTCCTCAGGACCATTGAGGACAACACCAGGACGCAGCAGAAACTCTTCCGGGGGGAAAACCTGGAAAAGGTGCCCCACTTCCAGGTGAGAGACGTCAGAGACAAGTCCAAGTCTCAGGGTCCCCTCCACCAGGTGAGGGATGTCAGGAAACTCATCAAAGGGTCAGGCGATAGCAGTGACAAGGGCAGTGTTACCCCAGAGCAGGGTCTGACTGGGCCCAAAACCAGGCAACTGGCTGCTGCAGCTGGTGGATCCAGATCCCTGTCCCCCATGGTGATTACATGCCAGGCCGTGGTGAACCAGAGGGAAGACAGCATGGACCGAGAGCTGAGGGAGGGCCTGGGCAaaggcggcagcagcagcagcggcttGAATTCTTCTTCGCCAGAAGGGACAGTCTTGGTTCACAGGGCATCTGGCAGGCTGCCTGTGGCCACCATTGCCCCCAATAAGCCTGAGCAGGGTTCATATCTGCCTGTGCTCAAGATCGTCTCCAAGGCTTCTGCTCAGAAGACCCCAGAGAAGGCCAAGGACGAGGAGgtcagggaggaagggaaaggtcCTAAGCCATCACGGAATGCCCTGGAGAAGCTGACGGCGGCCGTGAGGTCCATGGAGGAACTGTACAGTTTCAACCGGAACGAGTGGAAGCGCAAAAGCGACCCGTTGCCCATGATAACGGACAGCCATGTCCTGTCGCTCATCGCCAgcgaggagaggggaggggctgggggtgctGAGGGCGACCCGGACAAGCTGGCCAAAAGGCTGGGTGAGGTGGGAGAGCGGGGCACGGGAAACAAAGGCGGAGTGGTCCTGCGAGGGGGGCCCATGGAGCGTCTGCAGCGGAGAAACTCCAACCCGAGCGCCGAGAGTGTGTCTGCCAGAGCTGCTGCCTTTGAGAACCTGGCCAGGGAAAGGCCCCGGTCCCTCTATATTCCCCCAGTCCACAAGGATGTGCAGAGAACCCAGCCGctgcagcccctcccacccctccccagcaaCCGGAATGAGTTCACAGTGAGTGCCAGCAGCACCCAGAAAACTGGGGGTGTTGCTGGCAAGTTTCCACAAGGGCTTTCTCCAGAGAGTCCTTCAGCAGCAAAGGGCATCAAGTCTCAGGGACTCCGGTCCCTCAAGATCTCTCCAGCCACCAGGGCACCTGTGGGGGAGGTGACCAATAGGAAAAATGGCAGCAATTTGGAAAAGAGCAATAGTGACTGTGAGAATTACCTGACTATCCCTCTTAAAGGAAGTTCTGCAGCTGGGGAACTTCcaggcaggcctggggctgggagggagggggcaccAGCCTCCTCAGTGGCCACTCTCTGCAGCTTGCCTCCCCTGAGTGCCCGCAGTCAGGTCCCCAGTAGCCCCAAAAGCTCCCATGTCAGTGGAACCAGCCGGCCAGCTTGGCGTACCAAACCTGACAACCCACGGGAGATGGTAGCTGCCCCCACAGGGCCACAGAGCCCCGAGCATCCCCCCACTGCCATCTACCACCAGCAACCACTGCCCTTCCCCctgcagggggcccagccccaGGTCCTCTGCTTCTCCCCACCTGGCATGCCTGCCCAGGCACCTGCAGGCTCAGCTTCCGTCCCCACAGAACCCTTCCAGCAGCCTCAGCCTCAGCAGACCCAGCGCAAGATGCTCCTGGATGTGACAACTGGCCAGTACTATCTGGTGGACACACCAGTACAGCCCATGACCCGGAGACTCTTTGACCCCGAGACAGGGCAGTATGTGGATGTGCCTGTGACCTCCCAGCAGCAGGCTGTGGCTCCCATGTCCCTCCCTGTGCCTCCCTTGGCACTGAGTCCCGGGGCCTATGGACCCACCTACATGATCTACCCTGGATTTCTGCCCACGGTGCTGCCTGCCAATGCCCTGCAGCCCACACCAATTGCTCACACTCCAGGGGGCAGTGAGCTCTCCCAGATGGCTGCAGAGCCCCCCAGCAAAGAGGCAGCTTCAACATTCACCGAGGCCCCATACTTCATGGCCTCTGGTCAGTcccctgcctcctcttcctcctcagcgCCAGCAGCCACATCCCAGCTCGTGGGGGCCAAGGGCTTCGCCCAGCTGCACGGCAAGCCTGTCATCAGCATCACCTCGCAGCCCCTGGGGCCCAGGATCATTGCCCCTCCTTCCTTTGATGGCACCACCATGAGCTTTGTGGTGGAGCACAGATGA